In the genome of Saprospira sp. CCB-QB6, one region contains:
- a CDS encoding TonB-dependent receptor — MRQFLETEQKALEINLDPRIYGSFAEIGAGQEVARYFFKVGAAAGTIAKTISAYDKVVSDDIYGREPSGRYVCESRLYRMLDHEYELLLDRLSGQRPDLCLFAFADTITTINYHRTIKGQGWMGMRFQLSPHAEPNEIVLHIELEDGNANLQQQAVGILGVNLLYACYRYHADYKELLASLLDKLEDRIRIDVVRMKGPDFEHIDNRLLLLSLIEQNLTDVAVFDKKGQPVHISEFLYKKNLLLVRGNYNPTTLLSLDMIRASAAQFRADFSQRAMDCFIMTEMTLDSLQGEENTTDEKNFLERAKLLNHLGQYVMITDCDRYHKLIRYAFDYRIQHLGLVLENNLLLSLLSGKYERNKDGRLLTAFGEVFTRNVTLYAYPELKEGSGELLQTHNLPIPEGMRNLYQHLLDQRQIRDVEGYNEEILHIRSTEALRKIQAAEEGWEKMLSDRVARYIQERGAFGFPLESMEFDY, encoded by the coding sequence ATGCGTCAATTTTTAGAAACCGAACAGAAAGCTTTAGAAATCAACCTCGACCCTCGAATTTACGGCTCATTTGCTGAGATTGGAGCAGGGCAGGAAGTGGCTCGTTACTTCTTTAAAGTAGGGGCTGCGGCGGGCACCATTGCCAAAACCATTTCGGCCTACGATAAGGTAGTCAGTGATGATATTTATGGGCGAGAGCCATCGGGTCGTTATGTTTGTGAGTCGCGTTTGTATCGAATGTTGGACCATGAGTATGAGTTGTTGTTGGATCGTTTGAGTGGACAGCGTCCAGATCTTTGTCTTTTTGCCTTTGCAGATACGATAACTACGATCAATTATCACCGAACGATTAAGGGACAAGGATGGATGGGCATGCGCTTTCAGCTAAGTCCTCATGCCGAGCCGAATGAAATTGTCTTGCACATTGAGCTGGAAGATGGAAATGCCAATTTGCAACAGCAGGCCGTCGGAATTTTAGGGGTAAACTTGCTTTATGCTTGTTATCGCTATCATGCAGACTACAAAGAGCTTTTGGCTTCTTTATTAGATAAGTTAGAAGATCGGATTCGGATTGATGTTGTGCGGATGAAAGGGCCAGATTTTGAACATATTGACAACCGTCTCCTGCTCTTATCCTTGATTGAGCAAAATTTGACGGATGTGGCTGTTTTTGATAAAAAGGGGCAGCCTGTGCACATTTCAGAGTTTTTGTATAAGAAAAACCTACTCTTGGTCCGAGGAAATTATAATCCTACGACCCTACTAAGTCTGGACATGATTCGAGCTTCGGCTGCACAGTTTCGAGCAGATTTTAGCCAGCGGGCTATGGATTGTTTCATCATGACAGAAATGACCCTAGACAGCTTGCAAGGAGAGGAAAATACCACTGATGAGAAAAACTTTTTGGAGCGGGCCAAATTACTCAATCATTTGGGGCAGTATGTGATGATTACAGATTGCGACCGCTATCATAAATTGATACGATACGCTTTTGATTATCGAATTCAACATTTGGGCTTGGTCCTAGAAAACAATTTATTACTCAGTCTGTTGTCTGGCAAATATGAACGCAACAAAGATGGCCGCTTACTTACGGCCTTTGGAGAGGTATTTACTCGAAATGTAACCCTATACGCTTATCCAGAACTCAAAGAGGGAAGCGGTGAGCTTTTGCAAACACATAATTTACCTATCCCAGAAGGAATGCGCAATCTCTATCAGCATTTGCTGGACCAGCGCCAAATTAGAGATGTAGAAGGCTACAATGAAGAGATTTTACATATTCGCTCTACCGAGGCCCTACGCAAAATTCAGGCAGCAGAAGAAGGCTGGGAAAAAATGCTCTCTGATCGCGTCGCTCGTTATATTCAGGAACGAGGAGCCTTTGGCTTTCCTCTAGAAAGTATGGAGTTTGACTACTAG
- a CDS encoding lipase family protein: MKTKGLASVNYLLFLVFFLPNTLWAQLDFKFQPRAKEKGAFRFFEPKAEGISPINLFFLAKFSELMYLERMEYHLRYMENGYEPLTDIPDSEWIKHHASVNDDNFQEAFKLRFAHYFDYPRQLTGMKEEQPPQAKSSFHFMRKMAYLGGKKDQGLDPELMIVNTPRAVILVYRGTDKVEENEWSEWKGTDFRIQLVQAGGFLINTKVHKGFWQSFDLIRDELMRTLQQAEFKHKPIWITGHSLGGAMAIISGAYLKSAGLPVQNVYTFASPRTIGNKKFAEKLEQLLPNKVHRFEYYLDPVSILWAPGYTNCGQRHWFDAEDLGHYQLHENVRERYTPLSPFKFNRHPFRDKRTMGELRLQKEMENAWLPALPIRFWYHNPQFYVKACYEQLTEEQKKVLPGVEDSFPYLYFGGKSGMPGSK; encoded by the coding sequence ATGAAAACCAAAGGACTAGCGTCTGTAAACTATCTTTTATTTTTAGTATTCTTTTTGCCCAATACGCTTTGGGCCCAACTCGACTTTAAGTTTCAGCCTAGAGCAAAAGAAAAAGGAGCTTTTCGGTTTTTTGAACCTAAAGCAGAGGGCATTTCTCCCATCAACTTGTTTTTTTTAGCCAAGTTCTCCGAATTGATGTATCTAGAGCGGATGGAGTATCATCTGCGCTATATGGAAAATGGCTATGAACCTTTAACGGATATTCCAGACTCTGAGTGGATCAAACATCATGCTTCCGTAAATGATGATAACTTTCAAGAGGCCTTTAAACTGCGCTTTGCTCATTATTTTGACTACCCCCGACAGTTAACAGGCATGAAAGAAGAACAGCCCCCACAAGCCAAAAGTAGCTTCCACTTTATGCGAAAAATGGCCTACTTGGGCGGAAAAAAAGATCAGGGCTTAGACCCCGAACTCATGATTGTCAACACTCCAAGAGCTGTTATTTTAGTCTACCGAGGTACCGATAAAGTAGAGGAAAATGAATGGAGCGAATGGAAAGGTACCGATTTCCGAATTCAACTCGTCCAAGCAGGTGGCTTCCTCATCAATACCAAAGTACATAAAGGTTTTTGGCAGAGCTTTGACCTCATCCGAGATGAGTTAATGAGAACTTTGCAACAAGCAGAGTTTAAACACAAACCAATCTGGATCACAGGACACAGCCTAGGCGGCGCTATGGCTATTATTTCTGGCGCCTATCTAAAATCTGCTGGCCTGCCCGTCCAAAACGTTTATACCTTCGCCTCTCCTCGAACAATTGGCAACAAAAAATTTGCAGAAAAATTAGAACAACTTCTACCCAATAAGGTCCACCGCTTCGAGTATTACTTAGACCCCGTTAGCATTCTTTGGGCCCCTGGCTATACCAATTGCGGACAACGCCACTGGTTCGATGCCGAGGATCTAGGCCACTACCAACTGCACGAAAATGTAAGAGAACGCTACACCCCACTCTCGCCTTTCAAATTTAATCGACACCCTTTTCGAGACAAACGAACAATGGGCGAACTCCGCCTCCAAAAAGAAATGGAAAATGCCTGGCTGCCCGCTCTCCCCATTCGATTTTGGTACCATAACCCACAATTCTACGTAAAAGCTTGCTACGAACAACTAACCGAAGAACAAAAAAAAGTATTACCTGGAGTAGAGGATAGCTTTCCCTACCTTTACTTTGGCGGAAAATCAGGCATGCCCGGCTCTAAATAA
- a CDS encoding M43 family zinc metalloprotease, with amino-acid sequence MKLLYTLLLFTGFSLGLFAQKPANAPRPTQNQTQFQKTPSGHIRCATVEMEAERMRRQLNTNYVDDFERWIAPKVAEYKQKAARTGAKSVVYTIPVVVHVIHNGDAVGTGENISDAQILSQIQVMNEDFRKIAGTPGDGSGVDVEIEFCMAQYDPSGNPTDGIDRIDLGQASWNTNASIEGTLKPSTQWDPTLYLNMWTCRFGGSMAGILGYAQFPDASGLGGLNATGGAANTDGVIMAFDAFGSSAIAPGGSYNAPYDLGRTTTHEVGHWLGLRHIWGDDVCGVDDFCADTPESDDANYNCATGHVSCGTVDMVENYMDYSNDACMNVFTADQKARMIVVMNNSPRRMELASSPKCAPPTPTIAFDLDQTTVAEGTDCNYQEFTLDLNIALPPSDDAVVTFVPSGTATQGLDYDFFPASVTFLAGQQNTQTLTVRIYNDGEIEATEGLTIGMNLTTVGDAILTTADTRQHVFTVQDDDYAPIANQLVDVINVDFESGVGGFTTSGNTGSDLFGLGTAATASSGFWTIDNSNATTIAYTNDDNCNCDKAADYLYSPVFSLLNANSTTFSFDHAFADIAPETGTVSISTNGAAGPFVQILTLSNTFTNNGGGSITTPWVTVNSNLDAYIGQNNLMLRFEYNDGSDWMYGMALDNILLQANMNTNIQEDVNTANNDDIFLGPNQTVYFYDPATTNVMGSIENTSAWDYGCSTLEVDRSTVSNGAPTANFMDLNPANALMAKTFYLNPSTNNASGTYNATFYFTEAEVAAWEAATGKTRADLKIIKVANDRISNVNPGNYAAYNIEILPATLGAFGANGLTLSASFSTGFSGFGFGDPDETLLANTLVLFNAEREGDAALLSWETASEEGCNSFTLQRSANGIDFDDLVQVPAEGQAAFYQKRDLKPLNGYNYYRLLQHFDNGEVYKSAVKVLNMSRTKLEAIRLQPNPAREQISLFFHSYQAGDIQFQIIDALGRQISPISNIAVEEGQNRFELPLQDFAAGIYFLRIQQASQSYNLRFVKQ; translated from the coding sequence ATGAAGTTACTCTACACCTTACTACTATTTACGGGGTTTAGCCTGGGCCTTTTTGCCCAAAAACCAGCTAATGCCCCTCGACCTACCCAAAATCAAACTCAGTTTCAAAAAACACCCTCTGGACATATTCGCTGCGCTACCGTAGAAATGGAAGCAGAACGAATGCGCAGACAACTCAATACAAACTATGTAGACGATTTTGAACGCTGGATCGCCCCCAAAGTAGCCGAATACAAACAAAAAGCAGCTAGAACCGGAGCCAAATCTGTCGTTTATACAATTCCCGTTGTGGTGCATGTCATCCATAATGGAGATGCCGTGGGAACAGGAGAAAATATCTCTGACGCTCAAATCTTGTCACAAATTCAAGTAATGAATGAAGACTTTCGCAAAATAGCAGGCACGCCTGGAGATGGATCTGGTGTAGATGTGGAAATCGAGTTCTGTATGGCCCAATATGACCCTTCCGGAAACCCAACCGACGGTATTGATCGTATAGATTTAGGCCAAGCTAGCTGGAATACTAATGCTTCAATTGAAGGGACACTAAAACCCTCTACCCAATGGGACCCTACGCTCTATCTAAATATGTGGACCTGCCGATTTGGCGGCTCTATGGCTGGCATCCTCGGCTATGCCCAATTTCCTGATGCTTCAGGCTTAGGTGGACTTAACGCTACAGGCGGAGCCGCCAATACAGACGGTGTTATTATGGCCTTCGATGCCTTCGGCTCTTCAGCTATTGCCCCTGGAGGAAGCTATAATGCTCCCTACGATTTGGGCCGAACAACTACCCATGAAGTGGGCCACTGGCTCGGTCTTCGCCATATCTGGGGCGATGATGTTTGTGGTGTAGACGATTTTTGCGCAGATACCCCCGAATCAGATGACGCTAACTACAACTGCGCAACTGGCCATGTCTCTTGCGGAACAGTCGATATGGTCGAAAACTATATGGATTATTCCAACGATGCCTGTATGAATGTCTTTACCGCAGACCAAAAGGCCCGTATGATTGTCGTCATGAATAACTCTCCCCGACGTATGGAGCTGGCTAGCTCCCCAAAATGCGCCCCCCCAACTCCTACTATTGCTTTTGATTTGGATCAAACCACTGTAGCTGAAGGTACAGATTGCAATTACCAAGAATTTACCCTAGACCTCAATATCGCTCTGCCCCCCTCCGATGATGCTGTCGTGACTTTTGTTCCCTCCGGAACCGCTACTCAAGGCCTAGACTACGACTTTTTTCCCGCCTCGGTCACTTTTCTTGCTGGCCAACAAAATACCCAAACCCTAACCGTTCGGATCTATAATGATGGAGAAATTGAGGCTACAGAAGGCCTAACTATCGGCATGAACCTTACCACTGTAGGCGATGCTATACTCACTACCGCAGATACTAGACAACATGTATTTACTGTACAAGATGATGATTATGCCCCTATCGCAAATCAATTAGTAGATGTAATTAATGTAGATTTTGAATCTGGTGTAGGTGGATTTACTACCTCCGGAAATACAGGCTCTGATCTTTTTGGCTTAGGTACTGCCGCTACAGCTTCTAGCGGATTCTGGACCATCGACAATAGCAATGCAACAACTATTGCCTATACCAATGACGATAATTGTAATTGCGATAAGGCCGCAGATTATCTCTACTCTCCTGTCTTTAGTTTACTTAATGCCAATTCTACTACCTTTAGTTTTGATCACGCTTTTGCTGATATAGCTCCCGAAACTGGAACTGTCTCTATCTCGACAAATGGCGCTGCAGGTCCCTTTGTCCAAATTCTTACACTAAGCAATACATTCACGAATAATGGAGGCGGTAGCATTACTACTCCCTGGGTAACCGTCAATAGTAATTTAGATGCCTATATTGGCCAAAATAACTTAATGCTCCGCTTTGAATACAACGACGGTAGCGATTGGATGTATGGTATGGCCCTAGATAATATCCTCCTACAAGCTAATATGAATACCAATATCCAAGAAGATGTGAATACAGCCAACAATGACGATATCTTCTTAGGCCCCAACCAAACGGTTTATTTCTATGATCCCGCTACAACTAATGTAATGGGAAGTATCGAAAATACTTCGGCCTGGGATTATGGCTGTAGCACCCTAGAAGTCGATCGCTCTACAGTAAGTAATGGCGCTCCTACGGCTAATTTCATGGACCTAAATCCTGCAAATGCCTTGATGGCCAAAACCTTCTACCTGAACCCTAGCACTAATAACGCTTCAGGAACCTATAACGCTACTTTCTATTTCACAGAAGCAGAAGTTGCCGCTTGGGAGGCCGCTACAGGCAAAACAAGAGCCGACCTCAAAATCATTAAGGTGGCCAATGACCGCATCTCTAATGTGAATCCAGGGAATTATGCTGCCTATAATATCGAAATCCTTCCCGCAACTCTAGGCGCATTCGGAGCCAATGGCCTAACCCTTTCAGCTAGCTTTAGTACGGGCTTTTCTGGCTTTGGTTTTGGCGATCCCGATGAGACCCTACTCGCTAATACTTTGGTCCTTTTTAATGCAGAACGAGAAGGCGATGCTGCTTTGCTAAGCTGGGAAACGGCCTCAGAAGAAGGCTGCAATAGCTTTACGCTCCAACGTTCAGCTAATGGAATTGACTTTGATGACTTAGTGCAGGTCCCTGCTGAAGGCCAAGCAGCTTTCTACCAAAAACGTGACCTCAAGCCACTCAATGGCTATAATTACTATCGCCTTTTGCAACATTTTGACAATGGAGAGGTCTATAAGTCTGCTGTAAAAGTACTTAATATGAGCCGGACCAAGTTGGAGGCTATTCGCCTGCAACCCAATCCTGCCCGAGAGCAGATTAGCCTGTTTTTCCATAGTTATCAGGCTGGCGATATCCAATTCCAAATTATCGATGCCCTTGGTCGCCAAATTAGCCCAATTAGCAATATTGCTGTAGAAGAAGGACAAAATCGCTTTGAGCTGCCTCTTCAAGATTTTGCGGCTGGAATCTATTTCTTGCGCATCCAACAAGCTAGTCAAAGCTATAACCTCCGCTTTGTCAAACAATAA